The Aerococcus christensenii genome segment CGCTGATGAAATGGGAGATAAGATTAATTTTATCGGGGTACGTATTGATTCAGGCGATATTACCTATTTATCTAAACGCGTACGTAAGATGTTAGATGAAGCTGGCTATCCAGAAGCGATTATTGTGGCTTCTAACGACCTAGATGAGAAGACAATTTTAAACCTTAAGATGCAAGGGGCAAAAGTAAATTCTTGGGGAGTAGGAACTAAGATTATTACAGCTTTTGATCAGGCAGCTTTAGGAGCAGTGTATAAACTCTGCATGATTGAAAATGATGAAGGCAAGCTTGTGCCAACTATGAAAGTTTCTGCTTCACCAGAAAAGACAACAACACCAGGTCGCAAACAAATTTGGCGGATTACGCGTCAAAGAGATGGTAAGTCAGAAGGAGATTATATTTCCCTTTATGAAGAAGAAATGGATAATTCAAAAGAATTATTTATGTTCCATCCGACTTATACTTATATCAATAAAACGATCTCTGATTATGATGCGCGACCATTACTTCAGACGATTTATCAAAAAGGCAAGCGGGTGTATGAGATTCCTTCTTTAGATGAAGTGAAAGCTTATGCCGAACATAGTTTAGGTGATTTATGGGATGAGTATAAACGTATCTTGAATCCAGAAGCATATCCGGTAGACCTTTCACAAGCTTTGTATGATTTAAAGATGGATTCTATTCATAAGATTCGTAAACGTGTTAAAGAAAATTTAAAAAGAAAGAATTAGGAAGAAAGGTTGGAAAAATGAGAGATAAACAAGCAGCGATTATTGATGAACTCAAGGTTCATTCCAAGATTGATAGTCAAGAAGAAATTCGACGGAGTATAGATTTTATTAAGTCCTATTTGAAAAAATACTCTTTTTTTAAAAGTTTAGTTTTGGGAATTTCGGGTGGGCAAGATTCTACCTTAACCGGTAAGCTTTGCCAGCTCGCTATGGAAGAATTACGTCAAGAAACTGGCGAGACGGCTTATCAATTTATTGCTGTATCTCTTCCTTATGGGAAACAAGCGGATATGGAAGACGTGAAAGACGCCTTATCCTTTATTCAGCCTGATCAAACTTTTGTGGTTAATATTCGCCCAGCTGTGGATGCTCAAATGCAAACGTTACGTGATCAGGGCGTAGAAATTTCTGATTTTAATAAAGGTAACATCAAAGCGCGGCAGAGAATGATTGTTCAGTATGCATTGGCAGGACAAAACGCTGGAGCAGTTGTAGGAACAGATCATGCGGCAGAAGCCGTTAGTGGCTTTTATACTAAGTTTGGAGATGGAGCAGCTGATATTGTGCCGATCTGGCGGTTAGATAAACGGCAAGGGAAGCAATTATTAAAGGCCTTAGCTTGTCCAGAACATTTGTATCTTAAGGTCCCTACTGCGGATTTAGAAGATGATCGCCCACAATTAGCTGATGAAGCGGCTTTGGGAGTGACTTATCAAGCGATTGATGATTACTTAGAAGGAAAAGAAGTCAGTGAAGGCGACACTGAAAAAATTGAAGCGTTATACGATCGCTCGATGCATAAACGGCATTTGCCGATAACTGTTTATGATAATTGGTGGAAAGATTAAGAGATTATAAAAAAATAACTTTATTTTCGAAAGAGACTGTACCGACCTCCAAAAGTTAGGCCAAAAATCTAACCTTTGGAGGTCGGTATTTTTATGTCAAAGTATAGTTATCAATTGAAGAAAGAAGTTGTTCAAGCTTACTTAGAAGGTAAAGGTGGCTGCGCATTCCTTGCTAAACAATATGGAATAAAAAGTAAAAGTCAAATTCGACGATGGATAAACAAACAAGAGAAAAGAAAGAGAAGAAAGGCAAACGCCCAATGGGGCAGATTCAGTAGATACGAGTACAGATCGGATTAAACAGTTGGAAGATGAATGATATTGGGCCAAGTTAGAGAATGCTTTTTTAAAAGAGTTGAGGAGGTTGCGTTTAGAGGAAGAACATCATACACAGCCTCCGAGGACAATTCAAACTGAAAGGTCTTCTCAAATATACAGGTATGCCAAAAGCCACTTTTATGTACTGGCAGAAAAGATTCAATCGAAAAAATCCAGATCAAGAAATTGAAACAAAAATCATAGAAATTCGTCAAGAAAATAGAGATTACGGCTATCGGCGTATGACCGCTGCGATGAAAAATCAAGGCTTTCTGATCAATAAGAAAAAAATTCAACGACTCATGCAAAAATTAAAGCTTCAAGTTACTTCATATACGAGAAAAAGTCGAAAATATAATTCCTATAAAGGTAAATATGGTCGAATAGCGCCTAATAGAATCCATCGTCGTACTTTTCATTCAGATCAGGGTTGGGCTTATCAGATGAAAAGTTATACAGATCGCTTAAAGGCAGAACGAATTTTCCAAAGTATGTCCAGGAAAGGCAACTGTCACGATAATTCAGTGATGGAAAACTTTTTGGGCTTACTAAAACGAGAAATTTATTATGGGGTTATCTATTACAGTTATGAAGAATTAAAATCCGCCATAGAGGAATATATCAAGTACTATAACGAAAAACGAATCAAAGAACGACTAGGATGGATGAGTCCTGTTCAATATCGAATCAGCTTTACGGCTGCATAGAAAAACGTAGCAGTCGATAAAACTACTACGTTTAAAAAAGTCTAACTTTTTGGGGTCACATTAGACCCTAAAAAGGGCTCTTTTTTGGTGTGCATTTTTAAAGAAATTTGAAAATAAGAAAAATCAAAAAAGAACATATGAGGGCGATTTCAATTGAGTTGAAGACATTCTTTGTTAGAAATTTTTTCTACGTTAAAGACTAAAAGCACTTGTTGCAAACTAAAGTGCCTAAAAAAACGCATGGTTCGAAAAAGAAAAGTAAGACAATATTTCCTTAAATGAAATTTAAAGTTTCCATGCAAAAATAATAAAAATAAAGCAGAAATAAGCAAATGTATAATTAATAACAAAAATGGGATTGAAGAATAAGTGCAAAAAAGAGAAAATAAATCAAAAGTTAGCAGACTAGCCTAAAAATAAAGAGAAGGATGAATTTGACAAATAAATTTCGCTCTTTTTTAATAAAGATGGTGGATCTGTTTCCTTAAAAATTTTTTGAATAGGAAAGGGGGATTAAAGAAAGACGAGATGGTTTAAATGTGACGTTCATATGGTAGAATAGGGATACTGAGTAAAGCGCTAGAAGATGGCGTTGATGAAGGGATTTTTCATATGTTAAAACTTTATAATACATTGACGAATCAAAAGGAAGTCTTTTATCCCAATTCGGATCATATCGTGAATATGTATGTGTGTGGACCAACTGTATATAATTATATTCATATAGGAAACGCTAGGAGTGTGGTAGCTTTTGATGTTATTAGACGTTTTCTCGAATATTGCGGCTATCAAGTGAATTTTGTTTCTAATTTTACAGATGTGGATGATAAAATTATTAAACGAGCGAATGAAGAAAGCTTGACTAGTCAAGAGGTAGCTGATAAATATATTTTAGCTTTTTATAAAGATATTGATCGCCTTCATGTGAAGCGAGCAACTGCTAATCCGAGAGTTATGGAAAATATGGAAGCCATTATTGCTTTTGTGAGTGATTTAGTGGATAAAGGGTATGCTTATGAAAGTGAAGGAGATGTGTATTATCGGACACGCCAATTTTCAACGTATGGGCAACTTAGCGATCAATCTATTGATGATTTAAGGACTGGCGCAAGTGAGCGGTTGAATGATAGTGAGCAGACTAAGAAAGAAGATAGTTTAGATTTTGCCTTATGGAAGAAAGCTAAAGCTGGAGAACCTGCTTGGAAGTCTCCTTGGGGGATGGGGCGCCCGGGATGGCATATTGAATGTTCTGTTATGGCTACTAAGTATTTGGGCGATCAATTAGATATTCATGGTGGGGGAGCAGATCTTATCTTCCCTCATCACGAAAATGAAATTGCTCAATCTGAAGCGAAAACAGGAAAGAAGTTTGCAAATTATTGGCTTCATAACGGCTTTGTAACTATGGGAGATAAAGGCGAAAAAATGAGTAAATCGTTAGGGAATTTTGTTCTAGTTCATGATTTATTAGAACAAGAGGAACCTCAAGTTGTTCGCTTTTTCTTATCCAGTGCGCATTACCGTGCCCCACTTAAATTTAGTGAGAAAAATATCGATGAAGCCCGTCGTAATGTGAGTCGATTATTGAATTTGGACCATAATTTCAAACATCGTTTGCAGTTGGCTGTTGATCATTTAGAAGATGACCAATCTTTGTTGGATCAATTGAACCAATTTGATCACCATTTCATTCAAGCCATGGAAGATGATTTTAATGTTCCGAATGCTTTGACAGTGATTTATGAATTTATGAAGTTCAGTAATATATATCTAGAAAGAGACCATGTTTCTCAGAAGGTTTTGAAGAATTATCGTCAGCAGTTTAAGACATGGTTAGAGATTATAGGCTTGTCATTTAACGAGGAAGAGTTATTGGATGACGACATTCAAAATTTGATTGAAGAACGGAATCAAGCGCGCCAAGCCAAAGACTATGCAAAAAGTGACGAAATTCGTGATCGCCTAAAGGCCCAAGGGATTATCTTAGAAGACACGGCACAAGGAACGCGATGGAAAAGGAATGGAAGTTTTGACAAAAATGAAGAATAATCAATTAAGTGGGCTAACACTCGCTTATTTAGGGGATGCCGCTTGGGAAATAGCCGTACGCCGTTATCTAATTGAGTCAGGATTAAGAAGGCCCAATGATCTTCATCAAGCAGCCACCCATTTTGTGAGCGCTTATGGACAAGCACAATTGGCAGGCGCTTTAATTGAAGAAGGATTTTTTACAGAAACAGAATTGACTATCTTTAAGCGCGGAAGAAATAGTCAAAGCCACAGTTCTGCTAAGCATACCGATATTCATACCTATCGTGTAGCTACGGGATTTGAAGCGGTATGCGGCTATCTGTTCTTAGAAAATCTTGAACGATTTGAAGAGCTGTGCACTAAAGGTATTGATTATTTGAAAGAGGTTCATCATGCAAAGCAAGACTAATCAAACAGAATTTGTGTTGGGCTTTCACGCTGCTAAAGAAGTGTTAGAAGCTAAGCAAGTTGTTTACCAAGCGTACTTGCAAAAGGGATTAACATCTAAGCGGATGCAGAACTTCATTGAGCAGTTGAATCGAGCGAGAATCCCGATAAGTGAGCAAAGCAAAAAAGAGCTAGATCACTATGCGATGGGGATGAACCACCAAGGTGTTATTCTGGAGGTAGAACCTTATGTTTATCAAAGTGTAGATTTTATCTTAAATAAGGCTAAGGAAAAGCAAGAAGATCCTTTTTTAATCATTTTGAATAATATTGAGGATCCTCATAATTTAGGTTCTATACTTCGGACAGCTGATGCGAGCGGCGTTCATGGTGTTATTATTCCTAAACATCGCTCGGCTTCTGTGACTGCTTCTGTTTTAAAGACTTCCACAGGCGCTGCCTACCATGTCCCTATTGCTCGTGTAACCAATCTTACGCAGACTATCGATGATCTAAAGAAAAAGGGAGTATGGGTGTTTGGAACGGATATGAAGGGACAGTCTTTATGGGAAATGGATGCTACTTTGCCATTAGCGATTGTGATAGGAAATGAAGGGAAAGGCCTTTCTCGGCGAGTGAAGCAGCATTTGGATGGCATGTTGACGATTCCTATGCGGGGACATGTTCAAAGTTTAAATGCCAGTGTGGCTGCTGCTTTAATGATGTATGAAGTTTACCATAGGCGCTCCCTTTAGTCTGTAAAAAATCCCTAGAAGAGAAAGGAGGGAACATGGCATGAAAGAGGTATTACTAGTAGATGGCTACAATATGATTGGCGCTTGGCCGGACCTCTCGCAATTAAAAGAAAGTAATCAAATGGAAGAAGCGAGAGATCGCCTCTTACAAAGATTATCTAATTATTCAGCTTATCAAGGATTAATTACTTGGGTGATTTTTGATGCGATGTTTGTTCCTGGACTATCTAAATCTTATCAAAAGTATCGTTTGAAAGTTGTTTTTACAGCGGAGGGACAGACAGCAGATTCTTATATTGAAGCTATGATTGATAAGCATACAGATCTACTAACTCAAGTAACCGTTGCGACAAGTGATTTAGCTGAACAGCGCTTAGTTTTTCAAAAAGGAGCTGTTCGTAAATCTGCGATGGAGTTACTTGGAGATGTTGAAAAAACAGAAAAACTTATTCGTTACGGGGAAAAAACGTTTGATAGGGGAACACAAGTATCCTATCAGAGACATAATCCGTGGAATTATCATCAAATTCAGGCGCTGAGATGTTTGTTGCATGATTTAGAAAAACATTAATAAGCAGGTGAGGCTAGTGATGAATAACTTTAAAGAGTATGATCATATAGAAGATAGAGAGTTAATGATTGCTTTTTTTGAAAATAATGACCAGATAGCTTTTGAAGCTTTACTACATCGTTATCAGCCAACTATTTATTATTTTTTTAACAAGTATCGTTTTTGGATTGAAGATTTTCAGGAATATTTTCAATTGGCGTCGCTATGTTTTTTTCAAGTCATAGTGGAGAAATATAAAAAACAGGAGGAATATAGTTTAAAAGCTGCTTTAGGTAAGCGGATTGAGAGCAGGCTTATTGATATGAAAAGACAGCAAGGGAGAATGAAAAGAATCCCTAAAGATAAGGTTGTCTATTATGAAGGAATGGTGGATGAGGATACAGGAACGAATATTTTCTTTAATTCTATGCCTCAATCTACCTACCCTACGCCAGAATCTGCGCTCTTTGTTAAGGAAAAATACAAAGCTTATCTGATGAGACTTTCCCCTTTAGAAAAACAAGTCTTGGAAAAATATATTCAGAAAAAAACAGATCAAGAGATTGCTGAAGAATTGTCAACTTCCAGTGATGTGGTAAAAAGGGCGTACTATCGACTTTGTCACAAATGGCATAAACATGATTAATAGGAGCTTAGTGAACGATGATTATTCAGTTGAATCTAAATAAAAAGGGTCTCTTTTCGATGAAAGGCGATAAGGGGCCTTTCTCTTAGCGTTTGACTAAAGATGAATTTGACAAGGCTGATGAAAGTCGGTACTATTAAATACGATGGAAGGCAAAGGAGATGTGTTCATGGCATCAAAGAAAATGATTTTAGCTTGTTCGCAGTGCGGATCACGAAATTATACGGTCAAAACGAATAATACGCAGCGAACAGAACGTTTGGAAGTAAAAAAGTATTGTCGATTTTGTAATGCACACACCTTGCATAAAGAAACCAAATAAAAGGAGAAGGTAAACTTTATGATTAAAGCATTTAAAGAATTAAAAAAAGTTACTTGGCCGACAGCGAGTGAATTAAGAAGAGATTCTGTGGTTGTTATTTTTACGATTATTATTACTGCTATTTTTCTAGGGGTAACAGATGAATTAGTAAATCTCGCTTTCAACTGGTTTATTCGTCTATAATTGATAGCCGTTCATTGAAAGATGAGTCGGCTAAAGGCACTTAAAATAATACTTGTACTTACTGATAGATATGGTACAATGAGGGCAGAAAGCAGGACCTTTCGTCAAGCGGAAGGTTTTTTAATTTGGAAAGGAGAAATTATGGTTACTGAAGTCGAGCCGCAAAAACAATGGTATGTATTACATACTTATTCTGGATACGAAAATAAAGTCAAAGAAAATTTGGAGAGTCGGATTACTTCTATGGATATGGAAGAATTCATTTTTCGCGTCATTGTTCCAGAAGAAGAAAGATTACAAAAGGCCAAAAATGGAGAAGATAAAATTGTTAAGGTTAACAATTTCCCAGGATATGTATTTGTAGAAATGATTATGAGCGATGAGGCTTGGTTTGTTGTTCGGAACACGCCAAATGTTACAGGCTTCTTAGGGTCACACGGTCAAGGATCTAAACCTGTTCCTCTTTTACCTGATGAAGTTCATCGTCTCCTCTTATCTCAAGGAATTTCTGCTCCTAAACGGGATATTAATTTTGAAGTGGGCGAGTATGTCGAAGTTATCGATGGCGCAT includes the following:
- the rpmG gene encoding 50S ribosomal protein L33, translating into MASKKMILACSQCGSRNYTVKTNNTQRTERLEVKKYCRFCNAHTLHKETK
- the nadE gene encoding ammonia-dependent NAD(+) synthetase gives rise to the protein MRDKQAAIIDELKVHSKIDSQEEIRRSIDFIKSYLKKYSFFKSLVLGISGGQDSTLTGKLCQLAMEELRQETGETAYQFIAVSLPYGKQADMEDVKDALSFIQPDQTFVVNIRPAVDAQMQTLRDQGVEISDFNKGNIKARQRMIVQYALAGQNAGAVVGTDHAAEAVSGFYTKFGDGAADIVPIWRLDKRQGKQLLKALACPEHLYLKVPTADLEDDRPQLADEAALGVTYQAIDDYLEGKEVSEGDTEKIEALYDRSMHKRHLPITVYDNWWKD
- a CDS encoding helix-turn-helix domain-containing protein; the encoded protein is MSKYSYQLKKEVVQAYLEGKGGCAFLAKQYGIKSKSQIRRWINKQEKRKRRKANAQWGRFSRYEYRSD
- the nusG gene encoding transcription termination/antitermination protein NusG is translated as MVTEVEPQKQWYVLHTYSGYENKVKENLESRITSMDMEEFIFRVIVPEEERLQKAKNGEDKIVKVNNFPGYVFVEMIMSDEAWFVVRNTPNVTGFLGSHGQGSKPVPLLPDEVHRLLLSQGISAPKRDINFEVGEYVEVIDGAFLGLEGRVEEVDDEHGKLKLVIEMFGRETVAEVDFDQVDKQNV
- a CDS encoding NYN domain-containing protein, which codes for MKEVLLVDGYNMIGAWPDLSQLKESNQMEEARDRLLQRLSNYSAYQGLITWVIFDAMFVPGLSKSYQKYRLKVVFTAEGQTADSYIEAMIDKHTDLLTQVTVATSDLAEQRLVFQKGAVRKSAMELLGDVEKTEKLIRYGEKTFDRGTQVSYQRHNPWNYHQIQALRCLLHDLEKH
- the secE gene encoding preprotein translocase subunit SecE, whose product is MIKAFKELKKVTWPTASELRRDSVVVIFTIIITAIFLGVTDELVNLAFNWFIRL
- the cysS gene encoding cysteine--tRNA ligase; this translates as MLKLYNTLTNQKEVFYPNSDHIVNMYVCGPTVYNYIHIGNARSVVAFDVIRRFLEYCGYQVNFVSNFTDVDDKIIKRANEESLTSQEVADKYILAFYKDIDRLHVKRATANPRVMENMEAIIAFVSDLVDKGYAYESEGDVYYRTRQFSTYGQLSDQSIDDLRTGASERLNDSEQTKKEDSLDFALWKKAKAGEPAWKSPWGMGRPGWHIECSVMATKYLGDQLDIHGGGADLIFPHHENEIAQSEAKTGKKFANYWLHNGFVTMGDKGEKMSKSLGNFVLVHDLLEQEEPQVVRFFLSSAHYRAPLKFSEKNIDEARRNVSRLLNLDHNFKHRLQLAVDHLEDDQSLLDQLNQFDHHFIQAMEDDFNVPNALTVIYEFMKFSNIYLERDHVSQKVLKNYRQQFKTWLEIIGLSFNEEELLDDDIQNLIEERNQARQAKDYAKSDEIRDRLKAQGIILEDTAQGTRWKRNGSFDKNEE
- a CDS encoding Mini-ribonuclease 3 — its product is MKNNQLSGLTLAYLGDAAWEIAVRRYLIESGLRRPNDLHQAATHFVSAYGQAQLAGALIEEGFFTETELTIFKRGRNSQSHSSAKHTDIHTYRVATGFEAVCGYLFLENLERFEELCTKGIDYLKEVHHAKQD
- the rlmB gene encoding 23S rRNA (guanosine(2251)-2'-O)-methyltransferase RlmB; protein product: MQSKTNQTEFVLGFHAAKEVLEAKQVVYQAYLQKGLTSKRMQNFIEQLNRARIPISEQSKKELDHYAMGMNHQGVILEVEPYVYQSVDFILNKAKEKQEDPFLIILNNIEDPHNLGSILRTADASGVHGVIIPKHRSASVTASVLKTSTGAAYHVPIARVTNLTQTIDDLKKKGVWVFGTDMKGQSLWEMDATLPLAIVIGNEGKGLSRRVKQHLDGMLTIPMRGHVQSLNASVAAALMMYEVYHRRSL